Proteins encoded together in one Flavobacterium keumense window:
- a CDS encoding DMT family transporter, with amino-acid sequence MQNDNLKSYLNLHLIVFIWGFTAVLGALITIPAEDLVWYRMLFASVFLSVFLALTRKSFRIPMRGLLQLVLVGLLIALHWIFFFQAIHISNVSITLSVFSLGAFFASLLEPIFYGRKVLWYEVFFGLIIIAGLSLILQVESGYINGVFFALASIILGVLFTLMNGKLITKHDPSVITFYEFLSGFFFISIYFIFEGKFSIDFFILTFNNWILLFILAAICTAYAFTASVRVMRKLTPYTVMLTTNLEPVYGIILAYFIIGGKEKMSTEFYIGALIIVITVILNGVIKHYYKGKE; translated from the coding sequence ATGCAAAACGATAATTTAAAAAGTTACCTTAATCTTCATTTAATTGTTTTTATTTGGGGATTTACGGCTGTTTTAGGAGCTTTGATTACAATTCCTGCCGAAGACTTGGTTTGGTATCGAATGCTATTTGCAAGTGTTTTTTTAAGCGTTTTTTTAGCTCTTACAAGAAAATCATTTCGTATTCCAATGCGAGGCTTATTGCAATTGGTATTGGTTGGATTGTTGATTGCCTTGCATTGGATTTTCTTTTTTCAAGCCATTCACATTTCCAACGTTTCCATTACCCTTTCCGTATTTTCACTAGGTGCTTTTTTTGCGTCTTTATTAGAGCCCATTTTTTATGGACGAAAAGTGTTATGGTACGAAGTGTTTTTTGGATTGATTATTATAGCAGGTTTGTCTTTGATACTTCAAGTAGAAAGTGGGTACATTAATGGAGTGTTTTTTGCGTTAGCCTCAATCATTTTAGGGGTGTTATTTACTTTAATGAATGGGAAATTAATTACAAAACACGATCCGTCTGTAATTACATTTTATGAATTCCTTTCAGGTTTCTTTTTTATCTCTATTTACTTTATTTTTGAAGGAAAATTCAGCATAGATTTTTTTATTCTCACATTTAATAATTGGATTTTATTATTCATTTTAGCCGCTATTTGTACAGCTTATGCTTTTACAGCCTCGGTTCGAGTCATGCGAAAATTAACCCCTTATACAGTCATGTTAACGACTAATTTAGAACCGGTTTACGGAATTATTTTGGCTTATTTTATCATTGGTGGGAAAGAAAAAATGAGCACAGAGTTTTATATTGGGGCATTAATTATTGTAATTACAGTAATTTTAAACGGAGTAATAAAGCACTATTACAAAGGTAAAGAATAA
- a CDS encoding LptF/LptG family permease, giving the protein MNKLTLLDKYILKRYLLTFTVMLLLFVPIGIVVDVSEKVDMMIKNQVPLKDILIYYFHFTIYFTNMLFPIFLFLSVIWFTSKLANNTEIIAILSSGISFTRFMRPYLIGASIISVVVLIMGFYVVPVASEGFNSFRYTYLRTGGKQLMQGDNTDVYRQISDTEFIYVNSFNTETKMAYNFSLEKCNKEKLDYKITASRIQWDPKEKNYTLFDYTKRTVGPLGDEIEKAPEKKMKFKFDLEDLAPVVYIAETLSLGKLNDFIVKEKKRGSSNINVYLVVFYKKFSIPISAFILTIIAVSVSAMKRRGGMGMNLAIGIAVAFSFVFFDKIFGVLAEKSSMPPLVAVWLPNVLFGILAYYLLRNAKR; this is encoded by the coding sequence ATGAACAAATTAACATTACTAGATAAATACATCTTAAAGCGCTATTTGCTCACTTTTACAGTGATGTTATTGTTGTTTGTTCCTATTGGTATTGTAGTTGACGTATCGGAGAAAGTAGATATGATGATTAAAAATCAAGTTCCATTAAAAGATATCTTGATTTATTATTTTCATTTTACCATTTATTTTACCAACATGTTGTTTCCGATATTTTTGTTTTTATCGGTGATTTGGTTCACTTCTAAGTTGGCAAATAACACAGAAATTATTGCCATACTAAGTTCTGGAATTTCATTTACTCGTTTTATGAGACCGTATTTGATAGGAGCTTCAATTATATCTGTAGTTGTCTTAATAATGGGATTTTATGTTGTTCCGGTTGCGAGCGAAGGGTTTAATAGTTTCCGTTATACCTATCTGCGAACAGGTGGAAAACAACTGATGCAGGGTGATAATACAGATGTGTATCGTCAAATAAGTGATACGGAATTTATTTATGTCAATAGTTTTAATACCGAAACAAAAATGGCATATAATTTTTCTTTAGAGAAATGTAATAAGGAAAAATTAGATTATAAAATTACAGCCTCCAGAATTCAATGGGATCCAAAAGAAAAAAACTATACGTTATTTGATTATACGAAAAGAACAGTTGGGCCTTTAGGAGATGAAATTGAAAAAGCTCCTGAAAAGAAAATGAAGTTTAAATTTGATTTAGAAGATTTGGCTCCTGTAGTTTATATTGCTGAAACCTTAAGTTTGGGCAAATTAAATGATTTTATTGTTAAAGAAAAGAAACGAGGCTCTTCTAATATTAATGTGTATTTGGTTGTATTCTACAAGAAATTCAGTATTCCTATTTCAGCTTTTATTCTAACAATAATTGCGGTTTCAGTCTCGGCTATGAAACGTAGAGGGGGTATGGGAATGAACCTAGCCATCGGAATTGCTGTAGCGTTTTCATTTGTCTTTTTTGATAAAATTTTTGGAGTTTTAGCCGAAAAATCGAGCATGCCTCCTTTAGTTGCGGTTTGGTTACCTAACGTGCTTTTCGGAATTCTAGCGTATTATCTGTTACGAAATGCAAAACGATAA
- the tgt gene encoding tRNA guanosine(34) transglycosylase Tgt, with protein MKFDLVQKDPQSKARAGSITTDHGVIETPIFMPVGTVASVKGVHQRELKNDINPDIILGNTYHLYLRPQTEILEKAGGLHQFMNWDRNILTDSGGYQVYSLSSNRKIKEEGVKFKSHIDGSYHVFTPENVMEIQRTIGADIIMAFDECTPYPCDYNYAKRSMHMTHRWLDRCINHLDKLPFKYGYEQTFFPIVQGSTYKDLRRQSAEYIANSGQQGNAIGGLSVGEPAEEMYAMTDVVCEILPEDKPRYLMGVGTPINILENIALGIDMFDCVMPTRNARNGMLFTANGTINIKNKKWEADFSPIDEMGITYVDIEYSKSYLRHLFAANEFLGKQIATIHNLGFYMWLVREARKHILAGDFRPWKEMMVKNMSQRL; from the coding sequence ATGAAGTTTGATTTAGTACAAAAAGATCCACAATCAAAAGCGCGAGCTGGGAGTATAACTACCGATCACGGTGTGATTGAAACCCCTATTTTTATGCCCGTTGGTACGGTAGCTTCTGTAAAAGGAGTGCACCAACGCGAATTGAAAAATGATATTAATCCTGATATTATTTTGGGAAATACCTATCATTTGTATTTGCGTCCGCAAACCGAGATTTTAGAAAAAGCGGGAGGATTGCATCAATTCATGAATTGGGATCGTAATATTCTAACAGATTCTGGAGGTTATCAGGTGTATTCTCTTTCTTCTAACCGAAAAATTAAAGAAGAAGGGGTAAAATTCAAATCGCATATTGATGGTTCTTACCACGTTTTCACACCTGAAAATGTGATGGAAATTCAACGTACCATTGGTGCTGATATTATTATGGCTTTTGACGAATGTACCCCTTATCCTTGTGACTATAATTATGCCAAACGTTCGATGCACATGACACACCGCTGGTTGGATCGTTGTATCAATCATTTGGATAAATTGCCTTTCAAATACGGCTATGAACAAACGTTTTTCCCAATCGTTCAAGGAAGTACGTACAAAGATTTAAGAAGACAATCAGCCGAATATATTGCTAATTCGGGTCAGCAAGGGAATGCCATTGGCGGGCTTTCTGTTGGGGAACCAGCCGAGGAAATGTACGCCATGACCGATGTGGTTTGCGAAATTTTGCCCGAAGACAAGCCTCGTTATTTGATGGGAGTGGGAACTCCAATAAATATTCTGGAAAATATCGCTTTGGGAATTGATATGTTTGATTGTGTGATGCCAACCCGTAATGCAAGAAACGGAATGTTGTTTACTGCCAATGGAACCATCAATATCAAAAATAAAAAATGGGAAGCTGATTTTTCTCCAATTGATGAAATGGGAATTACTTATGTAGATATTGAATATTCCAAATCATATTTACGCCATCTTTTTGCAGCTAATGAATTTCTTGGAAAACAAATTGCCACAATTCATAATCTTGGTTTTTATATGTGGTTGGTTCGTGAAGCTAGAAAACATATCTTAGCTGGAGATTTTCGACCATGGAAAGAAATGATGGTCAAAAACATGAGTCAACGATTATAA
- a CDS encoding acetyl-CoA carboxylase carboxyltransferase subunit alpha — translation MEYLDFELPIKELEEQLEKCVVIGKESDVDVTNTCKQINKKLEETKRNIYKNLTAWQRVQLSRHPNRPYTLDHINALCGDTFLELHGDRGFKDDKAMVGGLGKIAGQSFMIIGQQKGYNTKTRQYRNFGMANPEGYRKALRLMKMAEKFGIPVVTLVDTPGAYPGLEAEERGQGEAIARNIFEMVRLKVPVITIIVGEGASGGALGIGVGDRVYMLENTWYSVISPESCSSILWKSWEYKEQAAEALKLTSSDMKKQKLIDDIIPEPLGGAHFDRENTFKTVEQYIMKGYNELKDLSTEELLAQRYEKYLAMGHFKD, via the coding sequence ATGGAATACTTAGATTTTGAACTTCCTATCAAAGAATTAGAAGAACAGTTAGAAAAATGTGTTGTGATTGGTAAAGAATCAGATGTTGATGTAACCAATACGTGCAAACAAATCAATAAAAAGTTAGAAGAAACTAAACGCAATATATATAAAAACTTAACGGCTTGGCAACGTGTTCAATTGTCGAGACATCCTAATAGACCGTATACGTTAGACCATATTAACGCACTTTGTGGCGATACTTTTTTAGAATTACACGGAGATCGTGGTTTTAAAGATGACAAAGCAATGGTGGGTGGATTAGGCAAAATTGCGGGTCAATCATTTATGATTATTGGCCAACAAAAAGGATACAATACTAAAACCCGTCAATACCGTAACTTTGGTATGGCTAATCCAGAAGGGTATAGAAAAGCTCTACGATTAATGAAAATGGCAGAGAAGTTTGGTATTCCTGTGGTGACTTTAGTCGATACTCCAGGAGCTTATCCAGGGTTAGAAGCGGAAGAACGCGGACAAGGAGAAGCTATTGCTAGAAATATTTTCGAAATGGTTCGCTTGAAAGTGCCGGTAATTACTATTATTGTTGGTGAGGGAGCTTCGGGTGGTGCTTTAGGAATTGGTGTTGGGGATAGAGTCTATATGTTAGAGAATACTTGGTATTCTGTAATCTCACCAGAATCTTGTTCGTCTATCCTTTGGAAAAGTTGGGAGTACAAAGAGCAAGCTGCCGAAGCTTTGAAATTGACTTCTTCAGATATGAAAAAGCAAAAACTAATCGATGACATTATTCCAGAGCCACTAGGAGGAGCACATTTCGATAGAGAAAATACCTTTAAAACGGTAGAACAATACATCATGAAAGGATACAATGAGCTGAAAGACTTATCAACAGAAGAATTATTAGCGCAGCGATATGAGAAATACCTTGCGATGGGTCATTTTAAAGATTAA
- the rlmD gene encoding 23S rRNA (uracil(1939)-C(5))-methyltransferase RlmD, with amino-acid sequence MARKNTDKVVFHQIKVLDAGAKGVSVAKAPDGKVIFIPNVVPGDVVDVQTFKKRKAFYEGKAVKFHELSEHRIDPICEHFGVCGGCKWQNMKYSQQLFYKQNEVKNHLQRIGKIELPEFEPILGSEKQLFYRNKMEFSFSNSRWLTEAEIGSTEDLGNRNALGFHIPKMWNKILDINKCHLQEDPSNAIRNEIRAFANANGLTFFNPRTHEGLLRTLMLRTASTGEIMVLIQFFEDDKANRELILDHIYEKFPQITSLQFVVNNKANDTLYDTNIQLYKGRDYILEEMEGLKFSINAKSFYQTNSSQAYELYKITRDFAGLTGTETVYDLYTGTGTIAQFVSKSAKKVIGVESVPEAISDAKANAKRNEITNCEFFVGDMKVVFNESFIAQHGKPDVIITDPPRDGMHKDVIEQILKIEPQKVVYVSCNSATQARDLALMDEKYKVTRVRPVDMFPQTHHVENVVLLEKR; translated from the coding sequence ATGGCAAGAAAAAATACAGACAAAGTTGTCTTTCATCAAATAAAAGTCCTTGATGCTGGCGCAAAAGGCGTATCGGTAGCAAAAGCACCCGACGGAAAAGTAATCTTTATTCCCAATGTAGTTCCTGGAGACGTTGTAGACGTGCAAACTTTCAAAAAACGTAAAGCGTTTTACGAAGGAAAAGCAGTGAAGTTTCACGAACTTTCAGAACATCGAATTGACCCCATTTGCGAACATTTCGGTGTTTGTGGTGGTTGTAAATGGCAAAACATGAAATACAGCCAACAATTGTTTTACAAACAAAATGAGGTAAAAAACCATTTGCAACGCATTGGAAAAATTGAACTTCCTGAATTTGAACCGATTTTAGGCTCAGAAAAACAGTTATTTTACAGAAACAAAATGGAATTTTCGTTCTCTAATAGCCGTTGGTTAACCGAGGCTGAAATTGGAAGTACTGAAGATTTAGGCAATAGAAATGCTTTAGGATTTCACATCCCAAAAATGTGGAACAAAATCTTGGACATCAATAAATGTCATTTACAGGAAGACCCGTCTAATGCGATTCGCAATGAAATTAGGGCTTTCGCCAATGCCAATGGATTGACTTTTTTCAATCCGAGAACGCACGAAGGCTTGCTACGTACGTTAATGTTGCGAACTGCTTCGACTGGAGAAATTATGGTGTTGATTCAGTTTTTTGAAGATGACAAAGCCAATAGAGAATTGATCTTAGATCACATCTATGAAAAATTCCCTCAAATTACTTCGTTACAGTTTGTTGTAAATAATAAGGCAAATGACACTTTATACGATACCAACATCCAATTATACAAAGGCCGAGATTACATTTTAGAAGAAATGGAAGGGTTAAAATTTAGCATTAATGCCAAATCTTTTTACCAAACCAATTCAAGTCAAGCCTACGAATTATACAAAATAACCCGAGATTTTGCAGGACTTACAGGAACTGAAACGGTGTATGATTTGTATACTGGAACAGGAACTATAGCACAATTTGTATCTAAAAGTGCTAAAAAAGTAATTGGAGTAGAAAGCGTTCCTGAAGCAATTAGTGATGCTAAAGCGAATGCTAAACGCAATGAAATTACCAATTGTGAATTCTTTGTGGGAGATATGAAAGTAGTCTTTAACGAAAGTTTTATCGCGCAACACGGTAAACCAGACGTAATTATCACTGACCCACCAAGGGACGGAATGCACAAAGATGTTATTGAACAAATTTTAAAAATTGAACCTCAAAAAGTGGTGTATGTAAGTTGTAACTCGGCTACACAAGCACGCGACTTGGCTCTGATGGACGAAAAATACAAAGTAACTCGCGTGCGTCCGGTAGATATGTTCCCACAAACGCATCACGTGGAAAATGTTGTACTTTTAGAGAAACGATAA